A window of the Candidatus Dormiibacterota bacterium genome harbors these coding sequences:
- a CDS encoding ABC transporter permease, protein MSSQPSALPNHPPTLSGILRALLRADLTVQLRNGRALVLTFLPPLAVLYGLSTAKRGAQLGGPIVSVALALTLGIALIAILGYTASVARDRELGVFQRLRVTPAPTWTIMVSRLAVQILSMLVMTVVVLVAAAVVEKVTLDPPAYLLTLTIVIFSSAVFLGVGQALVGLVKSADTVNAVGRLSFLPLVALGLFAHSAIFGTTFETIARWSPGGAVATLLAGAMQPAAWSGDTWWALLTSVLYTIVFAGIGIRWFQWSTR, encoded by the coding sequence ATGAGCAGCCAGCCGAGCGCCCTGCCCAACCACCCTCCGACGCTGTCAGGCATCCTCAGAGCCCTGCTTCGGGCGGACCTCACCGTTCAGTTGCGGAACGGGCGGGCGTTGGTGCTGACGTTCCTTCCCCCGCTGGCCGTCCTCTACGGCTTGTCCACTGCCAAACGCGGCGCGCAACTCGGCGGCCCGATCGTCAGCGTGGCGTTGGCTCTCACGCTCGGCATCGCATTAATTGCCATCCTTGGCTACACGGCGTCCGTCGCCAGGGACCGCGAGCTGGGTGTTTTCCAGCGCCTGCGGGTCACGCCGGCTCCGACCTGGACCATCATGGTCAGCCGGTTGGCGGTCCAGATCCTCTCAATGCTAGTGATGACGGTAGTGGTTCTTGTCGCCGCCGCAGTCGTCGAGAAGGTCACTCTGGATCCGCCCGCCTACCTTCTGACCCTCACCATTGTCATTTTTAGCTCGGCCGTGTTCCTCGGCGTGGGACAGGCTTTGGTGGGCCTCGTCAAATCCGCGGATACCGTCAACGCCGTGGGGCGCCTCAGCTTCCTGCCGCTCGTCGCACTCGGCCTTTTTGCGCATTCCGCAATCTTCGGGACCACGTTCGAGACCATCGCGCGGTGGTCACCCGGCGGGGCGGTGGCGACGTTGCTCGCGGGCGCGATGCAGCCCGCTGCGTGGAGCGGGGACACCTGGTGGGCCCTTCTCACGAGCGTGCTCTATACCATCGTGTTCGCCGGGATTGGCATCCGCT